The Tenrec ecaudatus isolate mTenEca1 chromosome 6, mTenEca1.hap1, whole genome shotgun sequence genome has a window encoding:
- the LOC142450954 gene encoding olfactory receptor 6C75: MRNHTAVTEFILLGLTDDPLWQVVLFIFLLITYMLSVTGNLIIITLTLSDPHLQTPMYFFLRNFSFLEISFTSVCIPRFLVTTVTGDKTISYNGCVAQLFFFILLGVTEFYLLAAMSYDRYVAICKPLHYMTIMSPNVCVLLVFSSWLAGFLIIFPATMLLLQLDFCASNIIDHFLCDSSPMLQLSCTNTRFLELLAFVFAVVTLMATLTLVITSYTKIIGTILRLPSRSQRNKAFSTCTSHMIVVSLSYGSCIFMYIKPSARERVTLSKGIAVLNTSVAPLLNPFIYTLRNQQVKQAFRSMVQRVAFSSNK, translated from the coding sequence ATGAGAAATCACACCGCAGTAACAGAGTTTATTCTACTGGGACTGACAGATGACCCACTGTGGCAGGTTGTGCTGTTTATATTTCTTCTTATCACATACATGCTAAGTGTGACTGGGAACCTGATCATTATCACCCTCACACTCTCTGATCCCCACCTCCAGACCCCTATGTATTTCTTCCTTCGGAACTTCTCCTTCCTAGAAATTTCATTCACTTCTGTTTGCATTCCAAGGTTCCTTGTCACCACTGTAACAGGGGACAAGACAATCTCCTACAATGGTTGTGTGGCTCAGCTATTCTTTTTCATCCTATTGGGAGTGACCGAGTTTTACTTGCTGGCTgccatgtcctatgaccgctatgtggccatctgcaaaCCCCTGCATTACATGACCATCATGAGCCCCAACGTCTGCGTCCTGCTTGTCTTTAGTTCTTGGCTAGCAGGCTTCCTGATCATCTTTCCAGCCACAATGCTGCTGCTCCAGCTGGATTTCTGTGCCTCCAACATAATTGATCACTTTTTATGTGACTCTTCTCCAATGCTGCAGCTGTCTTGCACCAACACTCGCTTTCTGGAACTCCTGGCATTTGTCTTTGCTGTTGTAACACTCATGGCCACTCTGACACTAGTAATCACCTCCTATACAAAGATCATTGGGACCATTCTGAGATTGCCTTCCAGAAGTCAAAGGAACAAAGCCTTTTCTACCTGTACCTCCCACATGATTGTTGTCTCCCTTTCTTATGGCAGCTGCATCTTCATGTACATCAAGCCCTCTGCAAGGGAACGGGTGACATTGAGTAAAGGAATAGCCGTGCTCAATACCTCTGTGGCTCCCCTCTTGAATCCGTTCATATACACACTACGGAATCAGCAAGTGAAACAAGCCTTCAGGAGCATGGTCCAGAGGGTGGCCTTCTCCTCAAATAAATGA